From one Geoalkalibacter halelectricus genomic stretch:
- the tsaB gene encoding tRNA (adenosine(37)-N6)-threonylcarbamoyltransferase complex dimerization subunit type 1 TsaB: MTATLLALDTSGSTGSIALCRGEKLLAEILFNVHGTHSERLMSGVRQVLADTDTALGAVDAFVVVQGPGSFTGVRVGMATAKGLALATGRPLIGVSSLQTLAMNVPEAEYPVCALLDARKKEVYAGLFRMRRGHPAPLGEERVIAPLELVRRMQGPALFLGEGAVAYRNLIEEYLGTEAHFAPWVLHSPRASMAALIGLERLRQGETHTPQTLNAAYIRPSEAEIAWSLKDPGQGLQG, translated from the coding sequence ATGACGGCGACCCTGCTGGCCCTGGATACCTCCGGCTCCACCGGCAGCATTGCCCTGTGCCGGGGGGAAAAGCTGCTCGCTGAGATTTTGTTCAATGTCCACGGCACCCATTCCGAGCGCCTGATGTCCGGGGTGCGCCAGGTGCTCGCCGACACCGACACGGCGCTTGGCGCCGTGGACGCCTTCGTCGTGGTCCAGGGTCCGGGCTCGTTCACCGGCGTGCGGGTCGGCATGGCGACGGCCAAGGGCCTGGCCCTCGCAACCGGCCGCCCATTGATCGGAGTCTCGTCCCTGCAAACCCTGGCCATGAACGTGCCCGAGGCCGAATATCCGGTCTGTGCCTTGCTGGATGCGCGCAAAAAGGAAGTCTACGCCGGGCTTTTCCGCATGCGCCGCGGTCATCCCGCGCCACTGGGCGAGGAGCGGGTCATCGCTCCGCTGGAATTGGTGCGTCGGATGCAGGGGCCCGCCCTGTTTCTCGGCGAGGGGGCCGTGGCCTACCGCAACCTCATCGAGGAGTACCTCGGCACCGAGGCGCACTTCGCTCCCTGGGTGCTGCACTCACCGCGTGCCTCCATGGCGGCCCTGATTGGCCTGGAGCGGCTGCGGCAGGGAGAAACGCACACCCCCCAGACCCTGAACGCCGCCTATATCAGGCCTTCCGAGGCCGAGATCGCCTGGTCGCTCAAGGATCCCGGGCAAGGCCTGCAGGGGTAA
- a CDS encoding YdcH family protein: protein MEEMDMELVERLVSESPKFRMLFEEHQLLEKELNEFEKKRYLTPEEELERKKIQKIKLAGKDEMTRLMRGYSISVN from the coding sequence ATGGAGGAAATGGACATGGAGTTGGTGGAGCGACTGGTGAGCGAAAGTCCCAAATTTCGCATGCTTTTTGAAGAACACCAGTTGCTGGAGAAAGAGCTGAACGAGTTTGAGAAAAAACGCTACCTGACTCCTGAAGAGGAATTGGAGCGCAAGAAGATTCAAAAGATCAAGCTGGCTGGAAAGGACGAAATGACGCGGCTTATGCGCGGCTACAGCATATCCGTAAACTGA